From one Henningerozyma blattae CBS 6284 chromosome 1, complete genome genomic stretch:
- the ERB1 gene encoding ribosome biogenesis protein ERB1 (similar to Saccharomyces cerevisiae ERB1 (YMR049C); ancestral locus Anc_2.613) codes for MAKKVEVSHNKKKRSAEESSKTDALKDEEFLVDGLLDIEASDSENDDDDDEFESAAENEEETHKFMEGKEDEEEEDSDSEFNKLLAEEDDANSEDYNSSDFSDNSESSSLLKDNLSGSTLHSIADTNIYTKYSDGRERIIRPEINPVYDSDDSDVETKNTIGNIPLSAYDEMPHIGYDINGKRIMRPAKGSALDQLLDSIELPEGWTGLLDQNSGSSLNLTEEELELISKIQKNEQTDESINPYEPLVDWFTRHEEVMPLTAIPEPKRRFVPSKNEAKRVMKIVKAIREGRIIPPKKLKEMRAKENNEEFQYDLWGDAPEMEDHVMTLRAPKLPPPTNDESYNPPEEYLLSPEEKEDWENTEHSERERNFVPQKYNALRKVPGYTESVRERFERSLDLYLAPRVRKNKLNIDPDSLIPELPSPKDLRPFPIHCSTVYSGHKGKIRAISIDPSGLWLATGSDDGTVRIWEILTGREMYKVTLINSDNTDDHIESLEWNPDASTGILAVAAGENIYLIVPPIFGFDIENVGKTKIEYGFGFDTFGTVNKSNLAVNGDSDDDAENEATTGVKKQIAQWNKPSESQVEKDICIVITCKKTVKKVSWHRKGDYFVSVQPDAGNTSVLIHQVSKHLTQSPFKKSKGIVMDAKFHPFKPQLFVCSQRYIRIYDLSQQILVKKLLPGARWLSKIDIHPRGDNVIASSFDKRVLWHDLDLANTPYKTLRYHDKAVRTVNFHKKLPLFSSAADDGTIHIFHSTVYDDMMKNPLIVPLKKLTGHKIVNSLGALDAIWHPREAWLFSAGADNTARLWTT; via the coding sequence atggCTAAAAAGGTAGAAGTTTCACATAACAAAAAGAAGAGATCTGCTGAAGAGAGTTCTAAAACAGATGCCTTgaaagatgaagaatttttggTCGATGGATTGTTAGATATTGAGGCAAGTGACAGTGAAAACGATGACGATGACgatgaatttgaatctgctgcagaaaatgaagaagaaactcataaatttatggaaggaaaagaagatgaagaagaagaggatTCAGATTCagaattcaataaattgttAGCTGAAGAAGATGACGCTAATAGTGAGGATTATAATTCATCAGACTTTTCTGATAATTCAGAATCTTCGTCTTTGTTGAAAGATAATCTTTCTGGTTCTACTTTACATAGTATTGCTGATACAAATATCTATACAAAATACTCAGATGGAAGAGAAAGAATAATCAGACCTGAAATAAATCCAGTTTATGATAGTGATGATAGTGATGTGGAAACTAAAAATACTATAGGTAACATTCCATTATCAGCTTATGATGAAATGCCTCATATTGGTTATGATATTAATGGTAAGAGAATTATGAGACCAGCAAAGGGTTCTGCCTTAgatcaattattagattcGATTGAATTACCAGAAGGTTGGACTGGTTTACTAGATCAAAATTCTGGTTCTAGTTTGAACTtaactgaagaagaattagaattaatttcaaagatTCAAAAGAATGAACAAACTGATGAAAGTATTAATCCATATGAACCATTAGTTGATTGGTTTACTAGACACGAAGAAGTTATGCCTTTAACTGCTATTCCTGAACCTAAGAGAAGGTTTGTTCCATCAAAGAATGAAGCTAAAAGGGTTATGAAAATTGTCAAAGCTATTAGAGAAGGTAGAATTATTCCTCCTAAGAAGTTAAAGGAAATGAGagcaaaagaaaataatgaagaatttcaaTATGATTTATGGGGTGATGCACCAGAAATGGAAGATCATGTCATGACATTAAGAGCTCCTAAACTTCCTCCACCAACTAATGATGAAAGTTATAATCCTCCAGAAGAATACTTACTGTCACCTGAAGAAAAGGAGGACTGGGAAAATACTGAACATAGTGAAAGAGAAAGAAATTTTGTGCCTCAAAAATACAATGCTTTAAGAAAAGTCCCAGGTTACACAGAATCTGTTCGTGAAAGATTCGAGAGATCTTTGGATTTGTACTTAGCTCCCCGTGTTCGtaagaataaattaaatattgatcCAGACTCATTAATTCCAGAATTACCTTCTCCTAAGGATTTAAGACCTTTCCCAATTCACTGTTCAACCGTTTATTCTGGTCATAAAGGAAAAATACGTGCTATTTCTATTGATCCAAGTGGGTTATGGTTGGCCACTGGTTCTGATGATGGGACTGTCAGAATCTGGGAAATTTTAACTGGTAGAGAAATGTATAAAGTTACTCTAATTAATTCGGATAATACAGATGATCATATTGAAAGTTTAGAATGGAATCCAGATGCTTCTACTGGTATTTTAGCTGTAGCTGCTGGGGAAAATATCTATTTAATTGTCCCTCCAATTTTTGgatttgatattgaaaatgttGGTAAGACAAAGATCGAATATGGTTTTGGTTTTGATACATTTGGCACagtaaataaatctaaTCTTGCTGTTAATGGTGATAGCGATGATGATGCAGAAAATGAAGCAACTACTGGAGTCAAGAAACAGATTGCCCAATGGAATAAACCATCAGAAAGTCAAGTAGAAAAAGATATCTGCATTGTAATTACATGTAAAAAGACTGTTAAAAAGGTTTCTTGGCATAGAAAAGGTGATTATTTCGTTTCTGTCCAGCCAGATGCAGGTAATACCTCAgttttaattcatcaagTCTCAAAACATTTAACTCAATCTCCGTTTAAGAAATCAAAAGGTATCGTTATGGATGCAAAGTTTCACCCATTTAAACCTCAATTATTCGTATGTTCTCAAAgatatattagaatttacGATTTATCACAACAAATATTGGTCAAGAAATTATTGCCTGGTGCACGTTGGTTATCGAAGATAGATATCCACCCAAGAGGGGATAATGTCATTGCATCATCATTCGACAAAAGAGTACTGTGGCACGATTTGGATCTTGCTAACACTCCATATAAAACTTTAAGATATCATGATAAAGCTGTTAGAACTGTCAACTTTCATAAAAAGCTcccattattttcatctgCTGCAGATGATGGTACTATTCATATCTTCCATTCCACTGTATATGATGACATGATGAAGAATCCATTAATTGTtccattaaaaaaattaactgGTCATAAGATAGTGAATAGTTTAGGTGCTCTTGATGCTATCTGGCATCCAAGAGAAGCTTGGTTATTCTCAGCTGGTGCTGACAACACAGCTCGCTTATGGACTACCTAG